A part of Jiangella alba genomic DNA contains:
- a CDS encoding LacI family DNA-binding transcriptional regulator gives MTERSADGRANRPPDIHAVARHAGVSHQTVSRVLNESPRVRPATRERVREAMRVLGYTPNVAARTLITRRSRTLGLVVLNEELYGPASALRHVEQDSRSAGYGLRILNLPPMARSTLREAVESLRQQLVDAVIVVDPHPEDQPLLGPLPSDLPLVTVGGLRSAGVPSVSYDSGPGVRQAVQYLLGLGHRTVHHIAGPAGWAEADIRRSVWERTLEQAGREVPAPIEGDWTARSGHAAGLALAGRDDVTAVFCANDQMALGLFHALAERGVRTPEDVSVVGFDDVPDAAYYRPALTTLRQDFAELGRHTVRLALRQIETGTREGVESVTLAPPSLILRASTAPPA, from the coding sequence ATGACCGAGCGATCCGCAGACGGCAGGGCGAACCGCCCGCCTGACATCCACGCGGTCGCCCGGCATGCCGGCGTCTCGCACCAGACGGTGTCGCGGGTGCTCAACGAGAGCCCCCGGGTCCGTCCGGCGACCCGCGAGCGGGTCCGCGAGGCCATGCGCGTGCTCGGCTACACCCCGAACGTCGCCGCCCGCACCTTGATCACCCGGCGGTCCAGGACGCTCGGCCTGGTGGTGCTGAACGAGGAGCTGTACGGCCCCGCGTCGGCACTGCGCCATGTCGAGCAGGACTCCCGCTCGGCCGGCTACGGGCTGCGCATCCTCAACCTGCCGCCGATGGCCCGCAGCACGCTGCGTGAAGCGGTCGAGTCGCTGCGCCAGCAGCTGGTCGACGCGGTGATCGTGGTCGACCCGCACCCCGAGGACCAGCCACTGCTGGGTCCGCTGCCGTCCGACCTGCCGCTGGTGACGGTGGGCGGGCTGCGCTCGGCGGGCGTGCCGAGCGTGTCGTACGACTCCGGCCCCGGCGTCCGCCAGGCGGTGCAGTACCTGCTCGGCCTGGGCCACCGGACGGTGCACCACATCGCCGGGCCGGCCGGCTGGGCCGAGGCCGACATCCGGCGCAGCGTCTGGGAGCGCACGCTCGAGCAGGCCGGCCGCGAGGTCCCGGCGCCGATCGAGGGCGATTGGACGGCGCGCTCCGGCCACGCCGCCGGGCTGGCGCTGGCCGGCCGCGACGACGTCACCGCCGTGTTCTGCGCCAACGACCAGATGGCGCTGGGTCTGTTCCACGCGCTGGCCGAGCGGGGCGTCCGCACCCCCGAGGACGTCAGCGTCGTCGGCTTCGACGACGTGCCGGACGCCGCGTACTACCGGCCGGCGCTCACCACACTGCGCCAGGACTTCGCCGAGCTGGGCCGGCACACGGTCCGGCTGGCGCTGCGGCAGATCGAGACCGGCACGCGCGAGGGGGTCGAGAGCGTGACCCTCGCGCCGCCGAGCCTGATCCTGCGCGCCAGCACGGCCCCGCCCGCCTGA
- a CDS encoding SDR family NAD(P)-dependent oxidoreductase, whose protein sequence is MSESDTVLAPRYRDRVALVTGAGSGIGAATAVRLAAEGAHVLLADVDEAALGSSVAAASSAAVGTGFGGAAAGVPLDVADEEGWPRVAGLLPGRLDLLHSNAAIAVIEPADRLSVADWHRQLDVNLTASFLAVHALAGLLVSSRGSVVLTSSVHAMRGLPGRPAYAASKGALLSLGRQLAADYGPDVRVNTVVPGPIMSPAWDDVAEPDQRRSVRATTLARFGRPDEVAAAVAFLGSADASYITGATLVVDGGWSVTADSA, encoded by the coding sequence GTGAGTGAGAGCGACACCGTCCTCGCGCCCCGCTACCGCGACCGGGTCGCGCTGGTCACCGGCGCCGGGTCCGGCATCGGCGCCGCGACCGCTGTGCGACTGGCGGCCGAGGGCGCGCACGTGCTGCTGGCCGACGTCGACGAGGCGGCGCTCGGCTCGTCCGTTGCGGCCGCTTCGTCCGCCGCAGTCGGGACGGGGTTCGGTGGTGCGGCGGCCGGGGTGCCGCTGGACGTCGCGGACGAGGAGGGCTGGCCGCGGGTCGCCGGCCTGCTGCCCGGGCGGCTGGACCTGCTGCACTCGAACGCGGCGATCGCGGTGATCGAGCCGGCCGACCGCCTGTCCGTCGCCGACTGGCACCGTCAGCTCGACGTCAACCTCACGGCTTCCTTTCTTGCCGTGCACGCGCTGGCCGGGCTGCTGGTGTCGTCGCGCGGCTCGGTCGTCCTCACGTCGTCGGTGCACGCGATGCGCGGGCTGCCGGGCCGCCCCGCCTATGCGGCGTCGAAGGGCGCGCTGCTCTCGCTGGGGCGCCAACTGGCCGCCGACTACGGCCCCGACGTCCGCGTCAACACCGTCGTCCCCGGCCCGATCATGTCGCCCGCCTGGGACGACGTCGCGGAACCGGACCAGCGGCGCAGTGTCCGCGCCACCACGCTGGCCCGCTTCGGCCGGCCGGACGAGGTGGCGGCCGCGGTGGCCTTCCTCGGCTCGGCCGACGCCTCCTACATCACCGGCGCCACCCTCGTCGTCGACGGCGGCTGGAGCGTGACGGCGGACTCCGCATGA
- a CDS encoding FadR/GntR family transcriptional regulator: MSVFRGIHGAVVAHLGELIVRGDVAPGAVLDPVRLENELGVSRTVLREALRVLAAKGMVDARPKRGTLVRPREEWALLDADVLRWQAQNRADDAFLSDLAEVRDIVEPAGARLAAQRRTDADLAALGDAVERMTDPDAVVEADLAFHRALLAAAHNALLRQLEEVIATGLRARDLLVHADGGHDDSVPAHRAVLDAVTRGDADGAERAVRELLARADRDVGAITSGKEPE, from the coding sequence GTGAGCGTGTTCCGCGGCATCCATGGCGCCGTCGTCGCGCATCTGGGCGAGCTGATCGTCCGTGGCGACGTCGCGCCGGGGGCCGTCCTCGACCCGGTCAGGCTGGAGAACGAGTTGGGCGTCAGCCGCACGGTGCTCCGCGAGGCGCTGCGTGTCCTGGCCGCCAAGGGCATGGTCGACGCGCGGCCGAAGCGCGGCACGCTGGTCCGCCCGCGCGAGGAGTGGGCGCTGCTCGACGCCGACGTGCTGCGGTGGCAGGCGCAGAACCGCGCCGACGACGCGTTCCTGTCCGACCTCGCCGAGGTGCGCGACATCGTCGAGCCGGCCGGTGCGCGGCTGGCCGCGCAGCGTCGCACCGACGCCGACCTCGCCGCGCTCGGCGACGCGGTCGAGCGGATGACCGATCCCGACGCCGTCGTCGAGGCCGACCTCGCGTTCCACCGGGCGCTCTTGGCCGCCGCGCACAACGCGCTGCTGCGCCAGCTCGAGGAGGTCATCGCGACCGGTCTGCGCGCCCGTGACCTGCTGGTTCACGCCGACGGCGGGCACGACGACAGCGTGCCGGCCCACCGCGCCGTCCTCGACGCCGTCACACGTGGGGACGCCGACGGCGCGGAGCGTGCGGTCCGCGAGCTGCTGGCGCGAGCCGACCGCGACGTCGGGGCGATCACGTCCGGGAAGGAGCCCGAGTGA
- the dgoD gene encoding galactonate dehydratase: MKITAIETFQVPPRWLFCRVVTDDGVVGWGEPVVEGRADTVRAAVHELADYLVGQDPLRIEDHWQVLSKGGFYRGGPVLSSAVAGLDQALWDIAGQVYGAPVHALLGGPVRDRVRMYTWVGGDEPAEVADAIAAKVAEGFTAVKMNGSAKLGPIATQAETDDVLRRLAAAREVLGPDRDVAVDFHGRVSPANARRLLPLMAPLHPLFVEEPVLPELGAQLSSVVAASSVPIATGERLFGRSEFTGPLAAGVSVVQPDISHAGGISEVRRIAAQAEVTGATLAPHCPLGPIALAASLQVAFATPNFLIQEQSLGIHYNVGNDLLDYLVDPAVFRFVDGYVERPTAPGLGIAIDEAAVRRADEIGHRWRGPVWRHPDGSFAEW, from the coding sequence GTGAAGATCACCGCCATCGAGACGTTCCAGGTGCCGCCACGCTGGCTGTTCTGCCGCGTCGTCACCGACGACGGGGTCGTCGGCTGGGGCGAGCCGGTGGTCGAGGGGCGCGCCGACACCGTCCGCGCCGCCGTCCACGAGCTGGCCGACTACCTCGTCGGGCAGGACCCGCTGCGGATCGAGGACCACTGGCAGGTGCTCTCCAAGGGCGGCTTCTACCGCGGCGGGCCGGTGCTCTCCAGCGCTGTCGCCGGGCTGGACCAGGCGCTGTGGGACATCGCCGGCCAGGTGTACGGCGCGCCGGTGCACGCGCTGCTCGGCGGGCCGGTGCGCGACCGCGTCCGCATGTACACGTGGGTCGGCGGCGACGAACCGGCCGAGGTCGCCGACGCGATCGCGGCGAAGGTGGCCGAGGGCTTCACCGCGGTGAAGATGAACGGCAGCGCCAAGCTCGGCCCCATCGCCACCCAGGCCGAGACCGACGACGTGCTCCGGCGGCTGGCCGCGGCTCGCGAGGTGCTCGGTCCCGACCGCGACGTCGCCGTCGACTTCCACGGCCGCGTCTCGCCGGCCAACGCGCGCCGGCTGCTGCCGCTCATGGCGCCCTTGCATCCGCTGTTCGTCGAGGAGCCGGTGCTGCCGGAGCTCGGCGCCCAACTGTCGTCGGTCGTCGCGGCGAGCTCGGTGCCGATCGCGACCGGTGAGCGGCTGTTCGGCCGGTCCGAGTTCACCGGACCGCTGGCCGCCGGCGTCAGCGTCGTCCAGCCGGACATCTCGCACGCGGGCGGCATCTCCGAGGTACGCCGCATCGCCGCGCAGGCCGAGGTGACCGGCGCGACCCTGGCGCCGCACTGCCCGCTCGGCCCGATCGCCCTGGCCGCGAGCCTGCAGGTGGCGTTCGCGACGCCGAACTTCCTGATCCAGGAGCAGAGCCTCGGCATCCACTACAACGTCGGCAACGACCTGCTCGACTACCTCGTCGACCCCGCCGTCTTCCGTTTCGTCGACGGGTACGTGGAGCGGCCGACGGCGCCCGGGCTGGGCATCGCGATCGACGAGGCCGCCGTTCGCCGCGCCGACGAGATCGGGCACCGGTGGCGTGGTCCGGTCTGGCGGCACCCGGACGGTTCCTTCGCCGAGTGGTGA
- a CDS encoding winged helix DNA-binding domain-containing protein produces the protein MLTISPGQRRLRLLRRHHLARETPAGSVAGAAAGMVVLHATDPATVYVSALVRVPEATLGDVSAALYDDRSVVKLIAMRRTMFVAPTAFAPVVHSAAGLAIAARLRRQLVQHLSTLPTEPPIDGDVAAWLADVETATEKAVDERGEALATELAKAEPRLRTAILPTTDKKWDVKQNITSRVLTLMGADGRVVRGRPAGTWLSRQHRWASVRGLWPDGLPDVPEADARAELARRWLRAFGPATVADVQWWTGWTLGVTRTVLAGLDTADVDLDGEPGLVLADDTEPEADVAPVATLLPALDPTPMGWQRRDWFLGPHRDALFDRNGNIGPTVWWGGRVVGGWGMHDGAIRWRLLEDAGAEATAAVEQAAAELEPRLGGASIIPSFRTPLERELAGG, from the coding sequence GTGCTCACCATCAGCCCCGGCCAACGCCGGCTCCGGTTGCTGCGCCGGCACCACCTCGCCCGCGAGACGCCGGCCGGGTCGGTCGCCGGCGCGGCCGCCGGCATGGTCGTCCTGCACGCCACCGATCCCGCCACGGTGTACGTGTCGGCGCTGGTCAGAGTGCCCGAGGCCACCCTCGGCGACGTGTCGGCGGCGTTGTACGACGACCGCTCGGTGGTGAAGCTCATCGCCATGCGGCGCACCATGTTCGTCGCGCCCACCGCGTTCGCCCCGGTCGTCCACAGCGCCGCCGGGCTGGCCATCGCTGCGAGGCTGCGCCGTCAGCTGGTCCAGCACCTCAGCACGTTGCCCACCGAACCACCCATCGACGGCGACGTCGCCGCGTGGCTGGCCGACGTCGAGACCGCCACCGAGAAGGCGGTCGACGAACGCGGCGAGGCGCTGGCCACCGAGCTGGCGAAGGCCGAGCCGCGGCTGCGCACCGCCATCCTGCCCACCACCGACAAGAAGTGGGACGTCAAGCAGAACATCACCAGCCGCGTGCTCACACTCATGGGCGCCGACGGCCGCGTCGTGCGCGGACGACCGGCGGGCACCTGGCTGTCGCGGCAGCACCGATGGGCATCGGTGCGCGGCCTCTGGCCCGACGGCCTGCCCGACGTCCCCGAGGCCGACGCTCGGGCCGAGCTGGCCCGGCGCTGGCTGCGTGCGTTCGGGCCGGCCACGGTGGCCGACGTGCAGTGGTGGACGGGGTGGACGCTCGGGGTCACGCGCACGGTGCTGGCCGGCCTCGACACCGCCGACGTCGACCTCGACGGCGAACCGGGCCTCGTCCTGGCCGACGACACCGAGCCCGAGGCCGACGTCGCACCGGTGGCCACGCTGCTGCCGGCACTCGACCCCACGCCCATGGGCTGGCAGCGGCGCGACTGGTTCCTCGGCCCGCATCGCGACGCGCTGTTCGACCGCAACGGCAACATCGGGCCCACGGTGTGGTGGGGCGGACGGGTGGTGGGCGGGTGGGGCATGCACGACGGCGCCATCCGGTGGCGGCTGCTCGAAGACGCCGGCGCCGAGGCCACGGCCGCCGTCGAGCAGGCGGCCGCCGAGCTCGAACCGCGGCTGGGCGGCGCGTCGATCATCCCGAGTTTCCGCACCCCGCTGGAGCGCGAGCTGGCCGGCGGCTGA
- a CDS encoding erythromycin esterase family protein → MPRVLALSAASVVVAGACAVTVVATALAAAGDSVVRGLDRRAHPLTGAPGDDDLAPFGRMIGAAGVVGVDAAAPVSSPEFVTTERRLLRYLAEHQGFRTFAQEVGWSTGVLLDDYVVHGIGDPRAIISREPLDSGDLLALVEWIRGFNLDHDEPIRFVGVGLGHAAAVASDRVVAYAAGIHPDLAARLTELYAVPPAEPERRRHGAVEAYELLAALPDDGGEHVWAVQHARSIVQHTTALAFDLATPEGRTAQRAYRDDVLAATIVWWQRQTGHRMALTTQHSDAGGTLLRDSLGAGYVSIGFTGADDDVLGRVRFDDYLIDLRRVTGPARRWLAAQVAPGHGHDLLIHLDDVRQSRLQPSSA, encoded by the coding sequence TTGCCACGGGTTCTCGCCCTCTCCGCCGCCTCGGTGGTCGTCGCGGGCGCCTGCGCGGTGACCGTCGTGGCGACGGCGCTGGCGGCGGCCGGTGACTCCGTCGTGCGTGGCCTCGACCGGCGCGCGCACCCGCTCACCGGAGCACCCGGCGACGACGACCTGGCCCCGTTCGGCCGCATGATCGGCGCCGCCGGCGTCGTGGGCGTCGACGCCGCGGCGCCCGTCTCCTCGCCGGAGTTCGTCACGACCGAGCGGCGGCTGCTGCGCTACCTCGCCGAGCACCAGGGCTTCCGGACGTTCGCCCAGGAGGTCGGCTGGAGCACCGGCGTCCTGCTTGACGACTACGTCGTGCACGGAATCGGCGACCCGCGGGCGATCATCAGCCGCGAGCCGCTCGACTCCGGCGACCTGCTCGCCCTGGTCGAGTGGATCCGCGGCTTCAACCTGGACCACGACGAGCCGATCCGGTTCGTCGGCGTCGGGCTCGGCCACGCCGCAGCGGTGGCGTCCGACCGCGTCGTGGCCTACGCGGCCGGCATCCACCCCGACCTCGCGGCGCGGCTGACCGAGCTGTACGCCGTGCCGCCGGCCGAGCCAGAGCGCCGCCGCCACGGCGCCGTCGAGGCGTACGAACTGCTCGCGGCGCTGCCGGACGACGGCGGCGAGCATGTCTGGGCCGTGCAGCACGCCCGCAGCATCGTCCAGCACACGACGGCGCTCGCGTTCGACCTGGCGACGCCCGAGGGGCGCACCGCGCAGCGCGCGTACCGCGACGACGTGCTGGCCGCGACCATCGTCTGGTGGCAGCGGCAGACCGGCCACCGCATGGCGCTGACCACGCAGCACAGCGACGCCGGCGGCACGCTCCTGCGCGATTCCCTCGGCGCCGGCTACGTCAGCATCGGCTTCACCGGCGCCGACGACGACGTCCTGGGCCGCGTGCGGTTCGACGACTACCTGATCGACCTCCGCCGGGTCACCGGTCCGGCCCGGCGCTGGCTGGCCGCGCAGGTCGCGCCGGGCCACGGGCATGACCTGCTGATCCACCTCGACGACGTTCGACAGTCGCGGCTACAGCCGTCGTCCGCCTAG
- a CDS encoding DUF2277 domain-containing protein — protein MCRNIRPLNNLAPPATNDEVYDAALQYVRKLAGTRSPSQANREAFDIAVEEIAHSTRHLLDALVTHAPPRDREVEAAKARARYEARIAAGAPR, from the coding sequence ATGTGCCGCAACATCAGACCCCTCAACAACCTGGCCCCGCCCGCCACCAACGACGAGGTGTACGACGCCGCGCTGCAGTACGTGCGCAAGCTGGCCGGCACCCGCAGCCCGTCGCAGGCCAACCGTGAGGCGTTCGACATCGCCGTCGAGGAGATCGCGCACTCCACGCGCCACCTGCTCGACGCGCTGGTCACCCACGCCCCGCCGCGCGACCGCGAGGTCGAGGCCGCCAAGGCGCGGGCCCGCTACGAGGCCCGTATCGCCGCCGGCGCGCCCCGCTGA
- a CDS encoding OsmC family protein, producing MAENARRTVSLRRVGERRYVATNARGGELPFGQGDDGDFTPVELLLTAIAGCSAIDIDFITSRRAEPETFELTTTANKIRDDQGNRLEDIEVSIRIRFPDGADGDAAREVLPDAVKKSHDRLCTVSRTVELGTPIAMRLD from the coding sequence ATGGCTGAGAACGCACGACGTACGGTGTCCCTGCGACGAGTCGGCGAGCGCCGCTACGTCGCCACCAACGCCCGCGGTGGCGAACTGCCGTTCGGGCAGGGCGACGACGGCGACTTCACCCCGGTCGAGTTGCTGCTGACCGCGATCGCCGGCTGCTCGGCCATCGACATCGACTTCATCACCTCGCGCCGCGCCGAGCCCGAGACGTTCGAGCTGACGACCACCGCGAACAAGATCCGCGACGACCAGGGCAACCGGCTCGAGGACATCGAGGTGTCGATCAGGATCCGCTTCCCCGACGGCGCCGACGGCGATGCCGCGCGCGAGGTGCTGCCCGACGCCGTCAAGAAGTCGCACGACCGCCTGTGCACCGTGAGCCGCACCGTCGAGCTCGGCACTCCGATCGCGATGCGGCTGGACTAG
- a CDS encoding helix-turn-helix transcriptional regulator yields MSVPPPVFVRRFERVTHALRILTMHPDGVPLHRLAAELDVDEQTLRDEIVAFYCADSAAVDTGPLRQVRIEFVDADGEADDVDPATAEVVRASTDHPAAEIGVLHTAPADLAHIYRAGQALLSLEPDNNVLDGALRALGDTMLRGIHPVDDHWKAELAELLVDAIRRRRWVRVEYTPVWHDDSMEHRIAPYRLLRTRRGWEVDAGMSADGRVVGSFLLTGIRDATLLEETFERPPEVEDRLAGHRRVRQIELVVPQDARWAVDRFAESSELLAEDEESVKVRVRLLSPVDRRLGILLLSAGPLAFVTDPPALADAGRRLARELLEHHHAAH; encoded by the coding sequence ATGAGCGTTCCTCCGCCCGTGTTCGTCCGCCGCTTCGAGCGGGTGACGCACGCGCTTCGCATCCTCACCATGCACCCCGACGGCGTCCCGTTGCACCGGCTGGCGGCCGAGCTGGACGTCGACGAGCAGACGCTGCGCGATGAGATCGTGGCGTTCTACTGCGCCGACAGCGCGGCCGTCGACACCGGACCGCTGCGCCAGGTGCGCATCGAGTTCGTCGATGCCGACGGCGAGGCCGACGACGTCGACCCGGCGACCGCCGAGGTCGTGCGCGCGTCGACCGACCACCCGGCCGCCGAGATCGGCGTGCTGCACACGGCGCCGGCCGACCTCGCGCACATCTATCGTGCCGGGCAGGCCCTGTTGTCGCTGGAGCCGGACAACAACGTGCTCGACGGCGCGCTGCGGGCGCTCGGCGACACCATGCTGCGCGGCATCCACCCGGTCGACGACCACTGGAAGGCCGAGCTGGCCGAGCTCCTCGTCGACGCGATCCGGCGGCGGCGCTGGGTGCGGGTCGAGTACACGCCGGTGTGGCACGACGACAGCATGGAGCACCGCATCGCGCCGTATCGCCTGCTGCGCACCCGCCGCGGCTGGGAGGTCGACGCGGGCATGTCGGCCGACGGCCGGGTCGTCGGCAGCTTCCTGCTCACCGGCATCCGTGACGCGACGCTGCTGGAAGAAACGTTCGAGCGGCCGCCGGAGGTCGAGGACCGGCTGGCCGGGCACCGGCGCGTGCGGCAGATCGAACTGGTGGTGCCGCAGGACGCGCGCTGGGCGGTGGACCGGTTCGCCGAGAGTTCCGAACTGCTCGCCGAGGACGAGGAGTCGGTGAAGGTGCGGGTCCGGCTGCTGTCACCGGTCGACCGGCGGCTGGGCATCCTGCTGCTGAGCGCCGGGCCGCTGGCGTTCGTCACCGACCCGCCCGCGCTCGCCGACGCCGGACGGCGGCTGGCGCGCGAGTTGCTGGAGCACCACCACGCCGCCCACTGA
- a CDS encoding helix-turn-helix transcriptional regulator, which yields MAGGRDQLGPLERVTRVLVALVAAEPKGIPTPRLLKIAAFGGGEDHHVRQLKRLIEDLNGVGWDIRNTAPPGQTAVYRAFAGDNRLRLTLTPEQQTELARAALIAGNAAFAERAGIEGAAAPPIPELRTAPLAERNDDALNKVLYALERHCRLRFLYRRRQRLVHPHFVYPGTSGWHLVGHEDGSEKDKQFVTDRMADVRVDLPRTADPRHEPFRDEVDPLMWAVDQPIDVTVETTPAHRNQVETLLGTSSYHEIDDDVVRLTIRVTHRAAFRNRVYELGPRVRVLAPETIRRELLLELESLLD from the coding sequence ATGGCCGGTGGACGGGACCAACTGGGTCCTTTGGAACGGGTGACGCGGGTGCTGGTCGCGCTGGTAGCGGCCGAGCCGAAGGGGATCCCGACGCCGCGATTGCTGAAGATCGCGGCCTTCGGTGGGGGAGAAGACCATCATGTACGGCAGTTGAAGCGGCTGATCGAGGATCTCAACGGCGTCGGCTGGGACATCCGCAACACCGCACCACCCGGCCAGACCGCGGTCTATCGGGCGTTCGCCGGTGACAATCGGCTGCGACTGACCCTGACGCCGGAACAACAGACCGAGTTGGCGAGGGCGGCACTGATCGCCGGCAATGCGGCGTTCGCGGAACGGGCCGGCATCGAGGGCGCCGCCGCACCGCCGATTCCGGAGTTGCGCACCGCGCCATTGGCCGAGCGCAATGACGACGCGCTGAACAAGGTGCTGTACGCGCTGGAGCGGCATTGCCGGCTGCGGTTCCTCTACAGGCGGCGGCAACGGCTGGTGCACCCGCACTTCGTCTATCCGGGCACGTCGGGCTGGCATCTGGTCGGCCACGAGGACGGCAGCGAGAAGGACAAGCAGTTCGTCACGGACCGCATGGCCGACGTCCGGGTCGACCTCCCCCGCACGGCCGACCCGCGGCACGAGCCGTTCCGCGACGAGGTCGATCCGCTGATGTGGGCGGTCGACCAGCCAATCGACGTCACGGTCGAGACGACGCCCGCGCACCGCAACCAGGTCGAGACGCTGCTGGGCACGTCGTCGTATCACGAGATCGACGACGACGTGGTGCGGCTGACCATCCGCGTCACGCACCGGGCGGCGTTCCGCAACCGGGTCTACGAGCTCGGGCCGCGCGTCCGGGTGCTGGCTCCCGAGACCATCCGCCGTGAGCTCCTGCTGGAGCTGGAATCACTTCTGGACTGA
- a CDS encoding AAA family ATPase encodes MTTHPALDDEQQQLDRSYALLGDDAPDLPPLFGRVDDGGGSRYVGLDDVRDESGDAVVVAWHSPEAGAFYQSCGTDPAGVTLKRVVTVSDRQVIAVHDEIAGGSAGDVSSAHDHRPVVGKVVVAALEQFRTGTLAEATATLRPEQYDIVRRPGRGVLVIQGGPGTGKTITALHRAAWLAAHDDAVRAGGLLVVAPTPPLRSYVADVLPRLGADAVTTDIAALYGGPARRNGRDTRPEAARVKGSAVMAMLLRRLVEAADAPATPEELLRGLYADPSLLERLADDLLKAGQRDVLYREPTASIDDEPWTVDDLVLLDELSHLLGRAAPRYGHAVVDEAQNLSPMQARAIARRCRDVTLAGDLECSTGPGKHDDWSELTSYFGSEFSQGTLGIGYRVPRPVIELSRRQLPDGGTLDVPDSLRDGLGVPLVRRVDPGDEAAVALSAGEAAAGTGFKVGVVVAPARYDETLRYCQAAGVKAGDGRDGDLDQPVTLLPADLVNGLEFDAIALVEPAEIGDGTELGRRLLYVAMTRCTQSLAVFHATPLPAGMEHLERPAPSREPEVEHRPRPARTEDLYDLFKLLRDDDRMLVEVLIRRLLRDSLERDD; translated from the coding sequence GTGACGACACACCCTGCTCTCGACGACGAGCAGCAGCAGCTCGACCGCTCGTACGCCCTTCTGGGCGACGACGCGCCTGACCTGCCGCCGCTGTTCGGGCGGGTCGACGACGGCGGCGGCTCGCGCTACGTGGGTCTCGACGACGTCCGCGACGAATCCGGCGACGCCGTCGTCGTCGCCTGGCACTCGCCCGAGGCCGGCGCGTTCTACCAGTCCTGCGGCACCGACCCCGCCGGCGTCACGCTCAAGCGGGTCGTCACGGTCAGCGACCGCCAGGTCATCGCCGTGCACGACGAGATCGCCGGCGGCTCCGCGGGCGACGTCAGCAGCGCACACGACCACCGTCCCGTCGTCGGGAAGGTCGTCGTCGCGGCGCTCGAGCAGTTCCGCACCGGCACGCTCGCCGAGGCCACCGCCACCCTGCGGCCCGAGCAGTACGACATCGTCCGCCGGCCGGGCCGGGGCGTCCTCGTCATCCAGGGCGGGCCCGGCACCGGCAAGACCATCACCGCGCTGCACCGCGCCGCGTGGCTGGCCGCCCACGACGACGCCGTGCGGGCCGGCGGCCTGCTGGTCGTCGCACCGACGCCGCCGCTGCGCAGCTACGTCGCCGACGTCCTGCCGCGGCTCGGCGCCGATGCCGTCACCACCGACATCGCCGCGCTGTACGGCGGCCCGGCCCGCCGCAACGGCCGCGACACCCGGCCCGAGGCCGCGCGGGTCAAGGGGTCGGCCGTCATGGCCATGCTGCTGCGCCGGCTGGTCGAGGCCGCCGACGCGCCGGCGACCCCCGAAGAGCTGCTCCGCGGCCTGTATGCCGACCCCTCGCTGCTGGAGCGGCTGGCCGACGACCTCCTGAAGGCCGGCCAGCGCGACGTGCTGTACCGCGAGCCGACGGCGTCGATCGACGACGAGCCGTGGACCGTCGACGACCTCGTGCTGCTCGATGAGCTGTCGCACCTGCTCGGGCGCGCTGCGCCGCGCTACGGGCACGCCGTCGTCGACGAGGCGCAGAACCTGTCGCCCATGCAGGCCCGCGCCATCGCCCGCCGCTGTCGCGACGTCACGCTCGCCGGCGACCTCGAGTGCTCGACCGGTCCCGGCAAGCACGACGACTGGAGCGAGCTGACCAGCTACTTCGGGTCCGAGTTCAGCCAGGGAACGCTGGGCATCGGCTACCGCGTCCCCCGTCCCGTCATCGAGCTGTCGCGGCGGCAGCTGCCCGACGGCGGCACGCTCGACGTGCCCGACTCGCTGCGCGACGGCCTCGGCGTGCCGCTGGTCCGCCGGGTCGACCCCGGCGACGAAGCGGCGGTCGCGCTGTCCGCCGGCGAGGCCGCGGCGGGTACGGGGTTCAAGGTCGGCGTGGTGGTCGCGCCGGCCCGCTACGACGAGACGCTGCGCTACTGCCAGGCGGCCGGCGTCAAGGCCGGCGACGGCCGCGACGGCGACCTCGACCAGCCGGTCACGCTGCTCCCGGCCGACCTCGTCAACGGGCTCGAGTTCGACGCCATCGCGCTGGTCGAGCCGGCCGAGATCGGCGACGGGACGGAGCTGGGCCGGCGGCTGCTCTATGTCGCGATGACGCGGTGCACGCAGTCGCTGGCGGTCTTCCACGCCACGCCGCTACCCGCCGGCATGGAGCACCTGGAGCGCCCGGCGCCGTCGCGCGAGCCCGAGGTCGAGCACCGTCCGCGCCCCGCACGCACCGAGGATCTCTACGATCTCTTCAAGCTCCTGCGCGACGATGACCGCATGCTGGTCGAGGTGCTGATCCGCCGGCTCCTCCGCGACTCCCTCGAACGCGACGACTGA